Below is a genomic region from Drosophila albomicans strain 15112-1751.03 chromosome 2R, ASM965048v2, whole genome shotgun sequence.
CTTTATAAAAGGAAAACCATTCCCGTTCCCTTAACAGATAAAACTATGCAGCATTATTGTCGTCTTTCGTTCATTATCTGATTTAATATAGCAACTATTCACGATGTTGTGGACTTGATAAATTTCACCAGCTTTGTCTCCGGTATCCGCTTGTTCCGCGTTATTGTTCGCTGGCCATTCATGAAGGGAACCAGCACCTCGGGAATTGCGATGGAGGCGTTTCCTGCACTTCCCACACTCTGATAGGACTCAATTAGTGCAATCAAGAGACGTGGAATTGCGGTTGCAGTGCCATTCAAAGTGTGAGCATGCAACACTCTGCCATCCGAGGCGCGTTTATACTTGACATTCAGACGCTTCGCTTGGTAATCCGtgcagttgctgcaactgGAGATCTCGCCCCACATCTGGCGACCCGGCATCCATGCTTCGATGTCGTACTTCTGATATGCTGGAGCACCCAATTCACAGGGCGGCATATCGAGCAGGCGGAAATTGATGCCCAGCCGCTTAAAGAGCGCAATTTCGGTATCCTTGAACTGTTCCAGAGTGGCTTCTGATTGCTCCGGTGTGGTAATGGAAAACATTTCCACCTTGGTGAACTGATGCACCCGATAGATGCCCTTTTCCTCCTGCAATCCTGATGTCTCGGCACGATAACAACGACTTACTGCAGCCCCTTTTAGTGGCAACTGCTGCTCCTCCAATACTTGGTTAGCAAAGTATCCGGCTAGCGCCATTTCCGAGGTACCCGATAGACATGAACCCGTGTCTAGTTTGTAGACCTGGGTGCGTTCGCCTTCGGtgcgcatgccacatgcctcgATCACCTCGCGTGGCAAGATGTCGGGTACCGACATCAGCTTGAATCCCTGGCTACGCAGTGTCTGTAATGCATATTGTATGATGGCCTGTTCCAGCATGGCCAGTTGCCCCGTCAGATAGTAACTCTTGTGACCCGTAAAATTTCCCAAATGATCCATGCGAAATAGATTCAAAGCTCGAGCCAGTTCCGAGAACTCTTTGGCTCCCTGTTCGGGCAATGTGCGATGCTTGTAGTTGGCCAACTCACGAGGTTCATTGTTGTAGCTGAGCAGTCGGGGATTTGTGGCAttcggcagctgctgcagttcaTCCTCCAGCTGGCTCAGCAGCTCCACGTTGTTGGCGCCCTCTTGGAGCTTTTCAATCAACTGTCTTATGAGTGGCACATTGTTCCTGTGATGCCGCAGCTCAATGTTGTGCTCCAGTTCATTGAGCTGCTCACTAGTTAAAGCCGCTTTCCCAACAGatcctcttgttgttgttgttgtgtcatGTGCTtggctcgttgttgttgtcattagGCGCTCCATCATTGGCTGATGCTTTAACAGCCGGCGAACATTTGCCAACAGCTTcataatatcaattaaattgtaattgcttTAATTATCAAACAGTCTTTTATGATCTTTCTCCGAATTCAATTTCCAATCCACTCACAACACGACACGCACTTTGCAATTAAACAAACTTTTAACAAATGTTTCTATTGTGCAATATTATTCTGACCGGTTGCCGAACGTTGTGAGGTGGCAACGCTTTTCTCGGAGCAACAGCGTTGCCATCTTATCGCATTGTTGACGTCAGCTGGATTTGGCGCCTCGCTTATCTTTCAAATagcaaaaagttaattaagcatttatttatcGCCAGCAATGCAAACACATATTCAGCTTAACGATAACAAACATTTGCTATTCTTCCGTGTTGCACAAGCATTTGCCTCAATTGAGTTGCAACTAGTgcgcataataataatagcaattgAATGCGGGTCTCTACACAGCAAaagatacatatatttagataTTGTATCTGCATGTAGATTTTGTATCTTTGCAGCCCGCATGAATGCGTTATATGGGTCAATTAATTAAGGGGAATACCTAGATCATGAacactataaatatatatctatttacatttcaattgagTAGTTTTTACAGATATTTTTCGCTCTCAGTATAAGATGtcttaataaatcaaatgaaatatctATTTGATGCGTGCGACAGTTCTATTTGCACCTTTCCTCCAAATTAACTAATTGAAAAAACGTGATGTGAAGTGAGCCAACGTTTCAATCTCAGTCCctgcttcaatttcaatttgctcaATTGGCAGCCATTTAATTCGATTTAGTTGGAACTATTAATAgctactatattattattgtgctcGGTCATGACCCTGAAGTAGCGCCCCAATAGTCGAACAATGCTGGCAAGTGACCAAACGGATGTAGACACAATTAATTAAGCGCCtcttctcttgttgttgttccagCGGTGCAACGCACTCCAGGCTGGTCATCTGCGATGAGAGCGGCGAATCGGTGGGCAACACCAGCGGTCTGGGCACCAATCACTGGGGCATTGGCATTCCCGAGTGTGCGCGTCGCATTGCCGACATGGTGGAGCGTTGCAAGGAGGAGGCAAAGATACCAAAGGACACGCCACTCGCCAGCTTGGGCCTCAGTCTCAGCGGCTGCGAACAggtaaaattacaatttaattgtcATTTGTTGTAAgtaattaagtttgtttttttaggAAGCCACCAATCGTGAGCTGGAGCAGGAGCTAAGAAGCACATTCCCTAAGCTGGCCGACAGCTATGCTGTGTCCAGCGATACCATGGGCAGCATGTTCACTGCCTCCTCAATTGGCGGCATGGTGCTCATCTCGGGCACAGGTTCCAATTGTCTGCTACGCAATCCCGATGGCTCCACAGCCAATTGCGGTGGCTGGGGCAATTTTCTGGGGGACGAGGGCAGCGGTAAGTGTTACAATGCGATCTCCTTCGAGCGTTATCATTTGCATTGTTTCAATGCAGCGACCCAGATTACGTTTTGCCTGATAACGTTTGATGGCCATCTAATCATTGTGTGATTCATTGACATTGCCATGATTCATGGATTACTCTTTCGTTTTATTAGCCTGGTTCATATCGTATCGGTCCATTAAAGTGGTCTTTGATCACATGGATAACTTTGAGAAGTCCCCATATCCCATTGAGAAGACTtggacgctgatcaagaagcATTTCAACATCGAGACCCGCTACGATATGCTGACACATTGCTACGCCAAGTTCGACAAGCCCTTCTTTGCGAATCTTTGCAAGAAGTTGGCTGAGAGTGCCGAAAGTGGTGACAAGCTGGCCTTGTCCCTGTTCCAAGAGGCTGGCGTGCATCTTGCACGCATGATTAAATCGCTGTTGCCCAACGTTAGCAAGGAGTTGGTGAAATCTGGTGAACTAAGCGTCGTGTGCGTGGGTTCAGTGTGGAGCAGCTGGAATCTGCTGAAGCAGTCATTCATTGATGAGCTGGCCAAGATGTCGATACCATACAATCTCAAGTTGGTGCAAATCACCAAGAGCAGTGCTTATGGTGCTTGCTATTTGGGTGCCGACAGTGCCAAATTCCAGTTGCCACGCAACTATGCAGACAATTTCAGCGTGTTGCACATCTACAAAGCGAGCAGCAGTCCAGCAAAGAATGGTGTGGCGAATAAAACTTGTGACTGTGAGGGAAAATAATGTTGTATGAGGCCAAACATTCCAATGAGCATAAATCTAATATTATAACTGTAATAAAATATCTTCCACACtcccaaagagagagagagagagtagtcCAATTGTTTATAAGGGTTTGTTAGAAATAcgtatgaaaattttattcGATAAAGTTCATTGTATTAAGTTGCCAttttgtctctgtgtgtgtaattaTTTCTGTTTACATACATCATACATGATGCAcacttcataaattatttctctttttatatGCGCTCCGTTTTAATTGGCAGTTTTACTTTATAATTAATACTTTGCTTTCTTGAATGTATTTCGTAATTTAAAGCCAACTTATGcatacaagtattttttgcCCATCTGTCGTGTCAATTCTTTGGCTAATTTGATTCTCGCATTATTTAAGCAAAACTATTGTGGGTTTCTATAATATCATAGTACATAATTAAAACTCAAATGCAAAGATACACATACATTAGTTGAAATAGTACATACAGAGAATGCAATCGATTGTAGCTTGgaattaattataaatctatgaatatagtagtatataatataattgcttgcttaatacaatttacataTAGCGTATGTAATAGAgcaatataccacaataaacaaatcaaaaagaaaatgtaatcAAAAGGAATAACAATAGTAATAAAATCGAATGTATTTTTCCCAGGCATTTCATCGAGACGAAGAATTTCTTGGATATATGCCCTCAAATAGCGTTAGGATAGCTTTGTAATTGtggttaaatatttaaattaagtgttttttttttgtgtgtttagcTTAAATGCATCTCATGGTAATGCTATCAATTGTTCATGCTCTGCCGCAGCTTTTGTGGATCCTGATAGTGTGACGACGATGATATAACTGATGGATGTTGTGGCGGCGGAAAACAGCGTACGTGCTCCACATTTGAGCCCTCACCATCGCCACCTTTAAGATACTTGTTTAGTATTGAGAATATTTGTGAATTTAATACTTGGAAGCGTCGTATGCGGTCCACCATTCGTTTCAATTGCTGCAATACAGATGGATAATTAATACAAATGGTGCAATAAAGTCAATTATAATCGACTTACAATGCCCTTCACATCCTCATCCTTGCCATCGACGCGCTGCACTCGCAAAATGTGATAGCAAAAGTCCAGAGCTTCAAAGCGACGCTGTTGGCCAAGCAGCACAATCATAACGCAACCAGCCCAGTTGAGGCCTTCGCCAAACAGCTCTTCAATGGTGTATTCCGTGCCACGCACAGGGATGCAATAGACAAATTGTAAAGCTGACCAGAGTCGATGAAACTCCGAGCATTCATCCACATGGATTATGCCATTGGCTGGCGGAGGTCCACACCACACTGGATCATCCAAATAGCTCTTGACGCGATTTAAGATCACCTCAAAGATGCTCAGACCGCAACAGAGGCGCTCCCTGGTCAACAGATCTCCTTCGCGCGCAATCATTGCTTGCTGTGGATTGAAAATACGATAGTGTGAGTATACAATAAAGTTGATTAGATGTTAATAAAGCTCACCTTGGCTGTGCCAATTTTCTCAACGTTGGACACAATTTGCAAGTTGGCAAATTGCGCCTCAAGACGCTTCTGCTTAGCCTCGGGCTTTTCATTCTCTACAACGTGGAAATATAAAGATTAGAATCGAGTTGGATGGAtgataaaacatttaaatgtcaCCTTTGCAGAATGGGCGTGGAAAAATGTTTTGGAAGAGCGCTGCATGCAACAGATCGCAGACCTCCTCCTGCGACAAAGCCTGTTCGATCAGTAGACAAAAGATGATGCAGTTGCCAAACTCTCTGAACGACTGAAACAGTTCAGTCTTCGTATCCGGATATTGCACAATGTCCGTTAGATGAGCTTGATAGTAGCTGAGCACGCCTGGTGAGCCGTACTCACAGCGTGGCAATTTGCAAGACTTGGGCATGGCAATCATTAGCGTTTTGGTGAACTGCAGTAATGAGCCCTGAATGAGTGGCTTCACAATGTCCTTCAGTATGATGTCCATGACTACAGCAATGCCCTGATAGCCCAACAATCGGCACATGGCATGGAAATGTGGTGCACCCACAAAGCCAGTATATTGTCCGTACTGTGTGGAATATGCCGCATTCAATTGCTTCGAGCCCCATAGATAATAATGCGACATTTGCGGCGGCTTCTCGCGCTGTATTGCCTGTGACGATGATAAATTGACCTTTGTGCGAATAAACCTATAAAATAGATAAGAAACTTATTATAGAATTAATTGAAGAGTTAGTAAGCAGAACTCACCTGTTTGTGGCTGCATTATAGCAGTAATTAACGAGAAAGTCATAGTTCAATTCCACAAATACGTGCAATGTAATGCGACCATAAGGTGCCAGGACATTATGATTAGCCTCTTTCACCATGCCGTCAAAGTTGTCTAAAGCCAAGTACTTGCTTagcattttgtggcaaatgCGATTAGCCTCCAAAAGCCCCTCAAGTTCCTGTGGAAAGAATGCAGCATTAAGAGATGGAAGTTGTGGTTAAATTACAAGCTTAACTTACCACAATGCCGGTGATGTCATTGCCCTCAAAGCGACTGATTGCCAATTCGATGCTCTTGTGCATGTTTGCATTGATGCGTTGTGTGATCAACTTGTTCAGATCAATGGAGCGACCTGTAAAACAATcgaatcatttaatttaaatacatggCTAATAGATATAAATTCAATGCTTACCCAAGAGCTGAACGTGTCGTTGCTTAAGCAGCGTCTCATAACGATTATTGCGTGGATACGATTGGAAATTGAAGCCGAGCACTTCACACTCCAAACGGAAACGTTTGTCCAAGAAAATGCTAAAAACAAGTCTTTGTTAACTGGAGttcaaatacttttaattgctAAGTCGACTCACCTGCCCGCCAGTTGTTTGTAGTGCGCAAAGATTTGTTCActtaatttgtaaacaaactgATCAAAGCATAAGTTGACCTCTGCCTCCACTTCGTCGTAGAGGAATTGCTTGCGGAAGACTGTGAGTGCATAATGCGCTGAATCGTTGTACAAATCCAAGGGATACAAGACAAATCTGcaagacaataaaaataaattattagctGATATTAATATAAAGTAGCTTAAACAACGTACTCCATCATAGAGGGTTCCTTGGTCTGTAAAATGTGATCAGTTAAAATCCACGGCATTGACATTTCAATTGGAAACTGTATGCGTTTCTCCATAGTTATCAAATCCTTGCATTCCTCGTTGTGCTGATGCCGCACCATGCACTTGTTCACCTTGCGTCCCATGGTCATCTCAAGATAAAATTCGCGATACCAAAGTTGCGACAAATCGCAGCACTTTTGCAATGTGTCACTCAAATTGAGCAGATAGCTCCAATAGAATGAAGTCTTGTGGAACGTGTCAATCTGCATGAGGCAATTGCCATCGATGTCCTTTCGCAGCGTGCGCTTGCCGCCGCTCTTGTCCGCAATCAGTGACTCCAACATCGTGCGCACCATGTACAGCTGAGTGGAGGAGGGTCCAACATTCAGACGCGGCACATGAATGCGAAAACCGCCATCGGGATCCTTTTTGCCCTTGGAAACGGGATCATCGGTGGGCTCGTAGCCCTTTTGCCAATCTGCAGATGTTTCACGCACCGACATAATGATGCTGCGAATCAAATCCTTCTTGTTCTTGACCGCTTTCCGTAATGGTTCACGCAGGGTTAACTGCACAAAGTCTTGCAGTTCCGAGTAGATGTTGCGACGAATGGCCTCGCATAGAACTGTCTCGATACGTGCCATTAGCACCTGCAGGCCCTTGATCATGGCAATCACCTCGATCAGGGCGAACTTCTCCTCCGATGTGTAATTGTAGCGTGTGGCGCGTTCGTATTCCTCGGCCTCAACGGGGCAATCTTTGTTCTGATGATGATCTGTGGGATGCAACAGCTTCCACGAATACAGTTCGGTGACCACGCTGGTCCATTCCGAGAGCAGCTGCAGTCCCCTTAGCGCCAAGTCAGCGGTAATACGATTCTCAGCATCTGAGGGATTCTCCTTGACCGTGGTTGTGACCTCATTGGTGTAGCGTGCCAGTTCTGAAATGTACTTGACGTGATCCTCGCGTATCTGCGGCAGATGTACCATTAGATCAGCCTGGGGACTGATGGCATTCGAGCTGGACAACGGCCACTTGCTGGAATCAAAGTGTTTGCTTCGCTTGATGTAGTTGAAGGGAGCGATTTGCATATCGCCAAACAACGGAACCACTTCCAAGTTCTTGAAGATACGATCGATGCGATCCAGACGGATCTTCTTCTTCTGATCCAGTTTATTGATGTTGCAGCCATCGCTATCCATTAGAAAGAGGCCAAAGCCCATGACTTTTACAAGCATATGCTTCTCCTCGGGCGTCAAATACATTTTCGTTTCGAACATATGTACACAAATGTTCACAACATCCGACAGCAGATCCTCGTAGCCCACAATCTTTTCCAGTGTATCTTTTACAGTGTCACGTATCTTGTTCTGTGTTGCTAAGAACATGGATAGATTTTGGGACTCCTGCAGCGTATGCGAATCCGACATCACCTTCAAGAACTGCGCTGCTCGTCGGTATGTTGAATAATCGTTTTTCACGCTCGACTTCATGTTCTTCAATTCGTCAAGTACTGCAAACATATTAATGAACTTTCCCAGGGTCAGCAGATATGCTTCCGAAACGAAATCCTTGCGTTTCTCGGCATGACACAGACGTTTCACCTCCCCGGAGAATGCCTCAATTGCTTTGCGTTGAAAGTACATGAAATTCAGCAATTTATTCACTTCCGGTTCCAGAACATCGACGGTTTTCTCATAGATCTCCACACGATTTGGCTGCTCATTGGATTTGGGCTGTGGAATGGCGCGGGAGCAGCAACGCCAGGTGTACAACATCACAGCATGTTTCTGCCCCTCATCCAAGAGAACGTTCTGCGGGAAGTGGCAGCGGAAGTGCAATGTAGTAAAGTAGAGAGACGGGGAAACTACGTGTGAAATAACTTACCAAATTGGCATGCGTTGTCGCCTCCTCGATGTACTTGGCAATGCCTGTAACGAAGCCATTGCGATCTTCGAAATTCGTATCGAAATTTGCTTTGTAGATAATCGAACAGGGCTGGGCCTCTATGCAGGGTTGCTCATCGGGCAAGGGAATCTCGTCCAGCACTTCCACATTGGACAGCGCATCGGCTAGTGTTATCTTTTCGGTCATGTTGCTTCAATTGTCATCACTCTTGAGCGCACAACAATGGCGAAAGTAAAGATAAAAATTGCACTCAAAGGCGGGGCTGATGAAGAACTCCAAATTCCCGACACAAGATTTTCTCGtcacaaatacacaaactAATGTGACAGCACTGCGaattaccaaatataccactaaaataaaacaaaacataccaaatatacaaattttttgttcactgaatggaataatatactaaaagtgcAGGATGCAGTGAGCCAATCAGTAAACAATGCACTGCTTCATCATGACGGATAAATGTAATGTGATGGGTATTTTTAAatcttgatttatttttattaaaagatcaataattaataaaaatggcaccttaatatttaataatttataatgtattgaatttaaaatcaagTCTTGAAAATATTGTGTGGAGCAATTCTGTTATTGTGCGGTATTTTCGCAGCGTTGCCAGATAAATCAATTTGGTTCGTTTAAAGTTGCCACATCTGATCACCTTTAAATAGTGACAGAGTAATATAACAGTAAACTCGACTTGGTGCTGTTATACCACTGTTATCTACTTTTAAGGCAAGTGTAAATATTCGTATTGAtgacaattatatatattatataataaccTTTAGCTAATTAAACAAGAATTATCTAAATAATGCatctttaaatttacaaacttATTAATATAAGTTATTTCGATAACTACATAGTTATCGCCGCTGTTATTAACAGATTGACACACCGTTAAGTTGCAGATGACAAAACCATAACATAAATTTAGGGGGTGCAGCAGAAAATGGCTGTTCATCATCGTCAAATTCgttaatgtttataaaattgcTGCAAATCTATTGCAAACAATCGCAAAGTGTATGAATTGTGTGTTGCAAATAAGTTATCAACGAGAACCACAAGTgcccaaaataaaaagcgtTAAAAGTGAGTTAGCCGCACgcaaaaaaaccaaagtgaaaagaaaaaaatccaACGAACAAACGAACTGTAGTGTAAAAGGGACGTTGAACGAACGCTGTGGTGTTTTTGGTGGTGGTGCATTTGtcgtgtatgtgagtgtgtgtgtgtgtttgcgtggTGTATGTGGGGGCGGGGTGTGGGTGGAAAGTGTTATCGCCATTTGCTCGCTATCGCCCACAAAATAGCCAGCAGCGGCAACTTGCTCCAAATTTCATGAGCATGCGCAGTGCGTTGAACATTTGCTCATTCGTTCCCAAACAggatattttattatactgaAATTCATACCCATACACTCGcatacatacactcacacacatagagagatgTGCGTGCTGCGCTGCGCTCTGTTAACGTAGGAGTAGCGCAGGAAATTCGCATATTCAGGCCAAAAGCGTTGCGCTCGTAGTAAAACGCGGCTCATAAGCAAAAGCTCCGCACTGCCATTCGGACGCATCGCAttccgttgccgttgccattgcctgttcacactcactcacacacacacacagtctcaCTCACTTACATTTCTAttcgtacacacacactcacgcatacTCTCGCAGTCAGCagtagcagaagcagcagcatgtATGctcgtacatacatacttgcATTCACATATACACGcgcaaaaatcaattaaacgcagcgaaagaaagaaaaaaatacgcaGAGAATCggtaaaagttaaaaaaggATTTTTGTGGGCTTATCGCGTACAATCGCGCTCTATATTTCGCCCCCGTCGTGATTTGTGATTGCTCCCCAACCGAAGTCAATAAAttgtagtaataataatgttgtttCAATTGACTGTGAAATGTGTGAAAGCAAAAGCTCACAAGTTACGCAAAAAATGCAgcagcgtcgcagtcgcaacaaaagcagccgcagtcgcaacagcagcaacagcaacagcagcagcaacgagcagcagcaaaatgtgAAACGGAAACGAGCCAACGAGCAGTGCTAAAGTGCAAGGATAAAAGGATGCGTCGTCGTACCATTGACCACCGAACCAGCAATTTGTCATTAACGCCTAagccaactgcagcagcaacagcaacaacaacaacaacaactgtggcAGCAAGTGCAACATAACccccaaccaaaaaaaaaaaaaaagaaaaaaaaaacaacaaaagagaaacaaaaaacagcctCGCCAACTGCACCAACTGCCATCAAAGCTGCTGTCACCTGCCGGCATCCCTGACGTTTGCCCCAAATTGTTCCAATTCGCGTTGCTGCAAATTTGTGATTTCTCGCTGGGGAACCTTTGGCAACGTCAAGCATCATCCAgatatatgtaacaggcagtAAATCCTTCAGCACCAGTTGTTAACCAGCAAAACAGGACAGGTGAGTTAACCCACTAATCAGCCTCAGACCGTCTTTGGATGGCCTTTTAGATATATCATGTTCATCAAGCTTAAAACATTGTTTAGTTTGGGAAGTTCCAAATCTATATTATTGAAGTGTTAAGTC
It encodes:
- the LOC117575684 gene encoding serine--tRNA ligase, mitochondrial, which produces MKLLANVRRLLKHQPMMERLMTTTTSQAHDTTTTTRGSVGKAALTSEQLNELEHNIELRHHRNNVPLIRQLIEKLQEGANNVELLSQLEDELQQLPNATNPRLLSYNNEPRELANYKHRTLPEQGAKEFSELARALNLFRMDHLGNFTGHKSYYLTGQLAMLEQAIIQYALQTLRSQGFKLMSVPDILPREVIEACGMRTEGERTQVYKLDTGSCLSGTSEMALAGYFANQVLEEQQLPLKGAAVSRCYRAETSGLQEEKGIYRVHQFTKVEMFSITTPEQSEATLEQFKDTEIALFKRLGINFRLLDMPPCELGAPAYQKYDIEAWMPGRQMWGEISSCSNCTDYQAKRLNVKYKRASDGRVLHAHTLNGTATAIPRLLIALIESYQSVGSAGNASIAIPEVLVPFMNGQRTITRNKRIPETKLVKFIKSTTS
- the LOC117575685 gene encoding N-acetyl-D-glucosamine kinase isoform X1, encoding MKYFGGIEGGATHSRLVICDESGESVGNTSGLGTNHWGIGIPECARRIADMVERCKEEAKIPKDTPLASLGLSLSGCEQEATNRELEQELRSTFPKLADSYAVSSDTMGSMFTASSIGGMVLISGTGSNCLLRNPDGSTANCGGWGNFLGDEGSAWFISYRSIKVVFDHMDNFEKSPYPIEKTWTLIKKHFNIETRYDMLTHCYAKFDKPFFANLCKKLAESAESGDKLALSLFQEAGVHLARMIKSLLPNVSKELVKSGELSVVCVGSVWSSWNLLKQSFIDELAKMSIPYNLKLVQITKSSAYGACYLGADSAKFQLPRNYADNFSVLHIYKASSSPAKNGVANKTCDCEGK
- the LOC117575685 gene encoding N-acetyl-D-glucosamine kinase isoform X2, whose translation is MVERCKEEAKIPKDTPLASLGLSLSGCEQEATNRELEQELRSTFPKLADSYAVSSDTMGSMFTASSIGGMVLISGTGSNCLLRNPDGSTANCGGWGNFLGDEGSAWFISYRSIKVVFDHMDNFEKSPYPIEKTWTLIKKHFNIETRYDMLTHCYAKFDKPFFANLCKKLAESAESGDKLALSLFQEAGVHLARMIKSLLPNVSKELVKSGELSVVCVGSVWSSWNLLKQSFIDELAKMSIPYNLKLVQITKSSAYGACYLGADSAKFQLPRNYADNFSVLHIYKASSSPAKNGVANKTCDCEGK
- the LOC117575683 gene encoding cytoplasmic FMR1-interacting protein codes for the protein MTEKITLADALSNVEVLDEIPLPDEQPCIEAQPCSIIYKANFDTNFEDRNGFVTGIAKYIEEATTHANLNVLLDEGQKHAVMLYTWRCCSRAIPQPKSNEQPNRVEIYEKTVDVLEPEVNKLLNFMYFQRKAIEAFSGEVKRLCHAEKRKDFVSEAYLLTLGKFINMFAVLDELKNMKSSVKNDYSTYRRAAQFLKVMSDSHTLQESQNLSMFLATQNKIRDTVKDTLEKIVGYEDLLSDVVNICVHMFETKMYLTPEEKHMLVKVMGFGLFLMDSDGCNINKLDQKKKIRLDRIDRIFKNLEVVPLFGDMQIAPFNYIKRSKHFDSSKWPLSSSNAISPQADLMVHLPQIREDHVKYISELARYTNEVTTTVKENPSDAENRITADLALRGLQLLSEWTSVVTELYSWKLLHPTDHHQNKDCPVEAEEYERATRYNYTSEEKFALIEVIAMIKGLQVLMARIETVLCEAIRRNIYSELQDFVQLTLREPLRKAVKNKKDLIRSIIMSVRETSADWQKGYEPTDDPVSKGKKDPDGGFRIHVPRLNVGPSSTQLYMVRTMLESLIADKSGGKRTLRKDIDGNCLMQIDTFHKTSFYWSYLLNLSDTLQKCCDLSQLWYREFYLEMTMGRKVNKCMVRHQHNEECKDLITMEKRIQFPIEMSMPWILTDHILQTKEPSMMEFVLYPLDLYNDSAHYALTVFRKQFLYDEVEAEVNLCFDQFVYKLSEQIFAHYKQLAGSIFLDKRFRLECEVLGFNFQSYPRNNRYETLLKQRHVQLLGRSIDLNKLITQRINANMHKSIELAISRFEGNDITGIVELEGLLEANRICHKMLSKYLALDNFDGMVKEANHNVLAPYGRITLHVFVELNYDFLVNYCYNAATNRFIRTKVNLSSSQAIQREKPPQMSHYYLWGSKQLNAAYSTQYGQYTGFVGAPHFHAMCRLLGYQGIAVVMDIILKDIVKPLIQGSLLQFTKTLMIAMPKSCKLPRCEYGSPGVLSYYQAHLTDIVQYPDTKTELFQSFREFGNCIIFCLLIEQALSQEEVCDLLHAALFQNIFPRPFCKENEKPEAKQKRLEAQFANLQIVSNVEKIGTAKQAMIAREGDLLTRERLCCGLSIFEVILNRVKSYLDDPVWCGPPPANGIIHVDECSEFHRLWSALQFVYCIPVRGTEYTIEELFGEGLNWAGCVMIVLLGQQRRFEALDFCYHILRVQRVDGKDEDVKGIQLKRMVDRIRRFQVLNSQIFSILNKYLKGGDGEGSNVEHVRCFPPPQHPSVISSSSHYQDPQKLRQSMNN